In a genomic window of Microterricola viridarii:
- a CDS encoding cation:proton antiporter, with amino-acid sequence MDISIPSLILIAAIAVAAPLLGRGLGRFVKIPLVVFEIVLGILLGPSLLGWVQPGPFTETLADFGLAMLFFLAGNEIDFARIAGRPMMRAGLGWLLSLAVGVAAGILFSPTVGAGVFIGIALTSTALGTIMPVLRDAGELRTPFGIATTAVGAVGEFGPLLAITLFLSGTTPLHATIVLIGFALITGAAIWLAAIGAGRSMHALITATLHTSGQFAVRLVILVLVSLVGLSVALGIDMLLGAFAAGVLYRVLLTGAPEADATLVEAKIEAIGFGFLVPIFFINTGVTFDLDGLIGDPQALLLLPIFVLALLVVRGLPSTLAAPRGSTLADRGALLLFGATGLPIIVAVTAIGIDTGALDSGTAAALVAAGMFSVLLFPLTGLALRKRSRDYTARPSDEEAVAEEA; translated from the coding sequence ATGGACATCTCAATCCCCTCGCTGATCCTGATTGCCGCGATCGCCGTCGCCGCACCTCTGCTCGGCCGGGGCCTCGGGCGATTCGTCAAGATCCCCCTGGTGGTGTTCGAGATCGTCCTCGGCATCCTGCTCGGGCCGTCGCTGCTCGGCTGGGTGCAGCCGGGCCCCTTCACCGAGACGCTGGCCGACTTCGGCCTGGCCATGCTGTTCTTCCTCGCGGGCAACGAGATCGACTTCGCCCGCATCGCCGGCCGCCCCATGATGCGGGCTGGGCTCGGCTGGCTGCTCTCGCTCGCCGTCGGGGTCGCCGCCGGCATCCTGTTCTCGCCCACCGTCGGTGCGGGCGTGTTCATCGGCATCGCGCTGACGTCGACGGCGCTCGGCACGATCATGCCGGTGCTGCGGGATGCCGGTGAGCTGCGCACCCCGTTCGGGATCGCGACGACCGCGGTCGGGGCCGTCGGCGAGTTCGGCCCCTTGCTCGCGATCACGCTGTTCCTCTCCGGAACCACTCCTCTGCACGCCACCATCGTGCTCATCGGTTTCGCGCTCATCACGGGGGCCGCGATCTGGCTGGCGGCGATCGGTGCCGGCCGGAGCATGCACGCCCTGATCACTGCGACGCTGCACACCAGCGGCCAGTTCGCGGTGCGCCTCGTGATCTTGGTGCTCGTCTCACTCGTGGGGCTGAGCGTGGCGCTCGGCATCGACATGCTGCTCGGCGCGTTCGCGGCCGGGGTGCTCTACCGGGTGTTGCTCACCGGGGCGCCGGAAGCGGACGCCACACTGGTCGAGGCCAAGATCGAGGCCATCGGCTTCGGCTTCCTGGTGCCGATCTTCTTCATCAACACGGGGGTCACCTTCGATCTGGACGGCCTCATCGGTGATCCGCAGGCGCTTCTGCTGCTGCCGATCTTCGTGCTGGCGCTGCTCGTCGTCCGCGGCCTGCCGAGCACGCTCGCCGCCCCGCGCGGCAGCACCCTCGCCGATCGAGGCGCGTTGCTGCTGTTCGGGGCGACCGGCCTGCCGATCATCGTTGCGGTCACCGCGATCGGCATCGACACGGGTGCGCTGGACTCCGGCACGGCGGCTGCCCTCGTCGCCGCCGGGATGTTCTCGGTGCTGCTGTTCCCGCTCACCGGTCTCGCGCTGCGCAAGCGCTCCCGCGACTACACGGCCCGCCCGTCGGACGAGGAGGCCGTGGCGGAGGAAGCGTAG
- a CDS encoding phosphorylase family protein encodes MKLLVAALEAELTAFPAELPGFDRLVTGPGKLQATFALTRALDAGDYDEILVVGTAGAINPLLTSRVYDVDAAIQHDVTDVDGIVGQHVSLPARVETGREGITIATGDHFVDDEEAVGVILPLGAGLVDMETYAYIWVANQFGVPIRVLKSVSDRAKDGAITDWRATVAACSEQLRETVREEYGV; translated from the coding sequence GTGAAACTTCTTGTTGCCGCCCTCGAGGCCGAACTGACCGCATTCCCCGCCGAGCTCCCGGGCTTCGACCGCTTGGTCACCGGCCCGGGCAAGCTGCAGGCGACCTTCGCGCTGACCCGTGCGCTGGACGCCGGCGACTACGACGAGATCCTCGTGGTCGGCACCGCGGGCGCGATCAACCCCCTCCTCACGTCCAGGGTGTACGACGTGGATGCCGCCATCCAGCACGACGTCACCGATGTCGACGGGATCGTGGGGCAGCACGTGTCCCTGCCGGCCCGCGTCGAGACCGGCCGCGAGGGCATCACGATCGCGACCGGCGACCACTTCGTCGACGACGAGGAGGCCGTCGGCGTCATCCTCCCGCTCGGCGCCGGGCTCGTCGACATGGAGACGTACGCGTACATCTGGGTGGCCAATCAGTTCGGCGTGCCGATCCGCGTGCTCAAGTCCGTCTCCGACCGCGCGAAGGACGGCGCCATCACGGATTGGCGCGCCACCGTGGCCGCGTGCAGCGAGCAGCTGCGCGAGACGGTGCGCGAGGAGTACGGCGTCTGA
- a CDS encoding IMPACT family protein: MPDLTLRGGVGARIDTEIEIKRSRFLCRLVRVEDEAAARAEIDAARREEWNARHHCSAFVLGPASAPDQVRRSNDDGEPSGTAGRPMLEALSGREFIDTVAVVSRYFGGVLLGAGGLVRAYSDAVLAAVDAAHAEDAVVARERRELYTLALAHADAGRIEAELRQRGVNILGTEYGSRAVVKLSGPDEAALRAIVAGVTAGGGLLESAGYELIDVEL, from the coding sequence ATGCCGGACCTCACGCTGCGCGGCGGAGTCGGTGCCCGCATCGACACCGAGATCGAGATCAAACGCTCGCGCTTCCTCTGTCGGCTGGTCCGCGTCGAGGATGAGGCGGCCGCGCGCGCCGAGATCGACGCGGCCCGCCGCGAGGAGTGGAACGCCAGGCACCACTGCTCGGCCTTCGTGCTGGGCCCGGCATCCGCCCCCGACCAGGTGCGCCGCTCGAACGACGACGGCGAGCCGTCCGGCACAGCGGGCCGTCCCATGCTGGAGGCGCTCAGCGGCCGCGAGTTCATCGACACCGTCGCGGTGGTCAGTCGGTACTTCGGCGGCGTCCTGCTGGGCGCTGGCGGCCTCGTGCGCGCCTATTCGGATGCCGTGCTCGCCGCCGTCGACGCGGCGCATGCCGAGGACGCCGTGGTCGCGCGTGAGCGGCGCGAGCTCTACACGCTGGCACTCGCGCACGCCGACGCCGGCCGGATCGAGGCCGAGCTGCGCCAGCGGGGCGTGAACATTCTCGGAACCGAATATGGCAGCCGCGCCGTCGTGAAGCTGAGTGGCCCGGACGAGGCCGCGCTGCGCGCTATCGTTGCCGGTGTCACCGCCGGTGGAGGCCTACTCGAGTCCGCCGGGTACGAGCTGATCGACGTCGAGCTCTAG
- the orn gene encoding oligoribonuclease — protein sequence MTNASDRLVWIDCEMTGLDLEVDELVEIAVVITDYDLKAVDEGFSIVIKPDDSAMESMNDFVRNMHTTSGLIEEIPQGVSVAEAEYQVLEYVLKHVPTEQKAPLAGNTIGTDRAFLAKFMPRLDGHLHYRNVDVSSIKELSRRWFPRVYFNAPKKDGGHRALADILESIRELEYYRRAVFVADPGPTTEQVQAVSASVVSDFAPRM from the coding sequence ATGACGAATGCGAGCGACCGTCTGGTCTGGATCGACTGTGAAATGACGGGCCTCGATCTCGAGGTCGACGAACTGGTAGAGATTGCGGTGGTGATCACCGACTACGACCTGAAGGCCGTGGACGAGGGTTTCAGTATCGTGATCAAGCCCGACGACTCTGCGATGGAGTCGATGAACGATTTCGTGCGCAACATGCACACCACCTCGGGGTTGATTGAGGAGATTCCGCAGGGCGTGAGCGTCGCGGAGGCCGAGTATCAGGTGCTGGAGTACGTGCTCAAGCACGTTCCCACCGAGCAGAAGGCTCCGCTGGCCGGCAACACCATCGGCACCGACCGGGCGTTCTTGGCCAAATTCATGCCGCGCCTGGATGGACACCTCCACTACCGCAACGTCGACGTCTCCTCAATCAAGGAACTTTCGCGCCGTTGGTTCCCCCGGGTGTACTTCAACGCGCCGAAAAAGGACGGTGGACACCGGGCTTTGGCAGATATTTTGGAATCAATTCGAGAGCTGGAATATTACCGACGCGCCGTGTTTGTCGCGGATCCTGGGCCCACGACGGAGCAGGTGCAGGCGGTGTCGGCGAGCGTTGTGTCCGATTTCGCTCCGCGGATGTAA
- a CDS encoding metallopeptidase family protein: MPVEMSEEDFEALVADELDLLPDDMMAGLENVQFSVEDRAEDGSMSLFGLYHGIALTHRGNYGFGELPDLITIYRDAHLAHCNDIDELRDQIHVTLVHEIGHFYGMDDDQLHELGWG; encoded by the coding sequence ATGCCAGTCGAGATGAGCGAAGAGGACTTCGAAGCCCTCGTCGCAGATGAACTCGATCTGCTCCCGGATGACATGATGGCCGGCCTGGAGAACGTGCAGTTCTCGGTCGAGGATCGCGCAGAAGACGGCTCGATGAGCCTGTTCGGCCTGTACCACGGCATCGCTTTGACGCACCGTGGAAACTACGGATTCGGCGAGCTGCCGGACCTCATCACGATCTACCGTGACGCCCACCTCGCCCACTGCAACGACATCGACGAGTTGCGAGACCAGATCCACGTGACTTTGGTGCACGAGATCGGCCACTTCTACGGCATGGACGACGACCAGCTGCACGAGCTCGGCTGGGGTTAG